The Chordicoccus furentiruminis DNA window CAAACGTGGCCAGATCGGCATGGAGGGGAATGGTGTGCTCACCAAGTTTGGCGGTATTGCTGTACATGACTGCTGGTCTCCATACTGGAAGTATGACGATATCACACACGCAGTTTGCAATGGACATCTGCTGCGCGAACTGACCGGTGTTTGTATATTGTCAATAGGTAATCCTCAAAATTGTCATCAAAATTCCCTGTTTTTGGAAAGGGAATTCCTTGTTGTTGTCAGGACACGATTTCTTCATTCCGGGGTACTGTCTGGCGCATCAATGCATGCTGCATCCGATAACTTTTCCCGTCGAACATGATTAAGTGTCCATGATGGACGAGACGGTCAATCATCGCGGCAGCCATCTGTTCATCCGTAAAGATGCCTCCCCATTTTGAAAATTCGATATTTGTGGTCAGAATCAGACTCCTGCTTTCGTAGCTGTCCGATATCACCTGAAAAAGCAGCTCGGATCCATCCCGATCTACCGGCACATACCCCCACTCATCGAGGATCAGCAGGTCCTGTTGGTTAAGAGTTGTTCTCAGGCGCTCCAGCGTACCGTTTTTTCGCGCCTCGGCGAGTTTCAGAACCAATTCAGTCACCGTATAGAAACGCACCTTATAGCCTTTTTTGCAGGCCAGTACGCCTGCGGCGATTGCCATGTGTGTCTTCCCAAGCCCCACTGGTCCATAGAGAACCAGGTTCTGCTTCTTTTCGATGAAAGAGACATTTAACAGATCCTCTTTTGCCAGAGCTGGAGGCAGTTTGGTTTGGCAAAAGTCATAGCCATCAAAGGTTTTATAAACGGGGAAGCAGGCTCGTTTGATCAGCCGGTGGATGTGATTGATCTCCCGATTTTCGATTTCCTTTTTGAGGGCATCGCGCAGATACTCGATCTGCTTAGGGGTACCATCCGTCTGGCACATTTCTGGGATTGCTGCCGTGAAAAACAGTTTTTTGCAGTAACCGTTGATGTCGTCGAGTATCCCGGTCTGTTCCTTTGCTGTCATCATGATGCCTCATCCTCCCTTCCTGGACCCAAAAACGCCCTATCATACACTTCTAAAGATGGTCCTGACTCCGGAGGAGTATCAATACCATAGCCTGTGATGCGTTGCGCAATAATCGTGGCATCGGATGAATTAACATCTCCGTTTTTAAGGGACATAGTCATGGCATCCACAGCCGCTCTGTAACCATACTCATCGTTAAGCCCGCTCATAAGTCTGAGCTTTTCCTTAAGCTCCGGTTTTTCCAGTCCGTCCAGGTAATCCCTGAGCGGATCCGGAAGTTCCTTCCGTATACCGCTGTTGTTCCAGGCACCGGCATTTCGGGAAAGTACACTGAGTGTCGTGCTGTAATCAGAAACGTCGGTCCGTACATCGCCGTATTGACGTCGGTGCCGTACGATCAACTGACCATTTTCCTCGAGAACATCAATGTAATGAGCTCTGATACCGATTAACACTTTCTGATTATGGAGTTCAGGTTTGGTTGAATAGTAATGCTTTCCGTCAATGCATACCTTGCCGTAGCCATCCGCCTTGAACCAATCATACCGACATACATCAAATGGCCTTGATGGAAGGGACAGGAACTGCTTCTGATCTTCTTTGAAGAGATCTTTGATCAGCTGCAACTTCTTGTAATGAGGCTTGGCAGCCTTGCGCTCATTCATTGGGAGCAGAGTCTTGTTATATTCGACCATGTCATGATAGTGTGGCGCTGGCACAAAGAGGTTTCTCCGGATCGTCCCTACTTTATTCTCGACATTGCCCTTTTCCCAGCCGGATTCCGGATTACAGTACCTGACCTGAAAGCGGTATTGAGCACGGAACTTTTTAAACATCTCGGTTTCGATGACTTTGTCATGTACCCGATGGCCGACTCCGGTAGCATTGTCGAAGATCAGGACCGGCGGAACTCCTCCGATGTGGGTAAAGATATCCTCAAGTCCCTGACAGACGCACTCTGCGTTTTCACCACAGAAGAGCTGAGTATAGGAGTCATTGCTGAACGGAAACGAAACGACCAGATATTTCCTGCGGACGCAACGGTTGTCCTCATAGAAATCCGCCTCTCCGAAATCCACTTGAGCATAGCCGGGATCCCAGACCAGTTCCTGCGAAGCTTTGTTCTGGACATCCTTACGGATCTTTTTCAGATACCGCTGTACTGTCTCATAGCTGCCTGTATAACCTTGTTCCTCAACCAGCCGGTCGTAGACCCGCTGTGCTGTATGATGTTGTTTGCACCAGTGTTTTCGGTCCTCTTCAAGCCACTGCCTGATCACCGGTTTAAACGGATCAAGAATGGATGCCTTTGGCGAAACCGTAACTGGGTTGTCCGAAAAATCCTCCTTCTCCAGGTATTTCTTTATGGTTTTTGGATCAGCACCGGTTTTTTTATGAATTTCACTGATCTTATAGCCACTTTGGTATAAATCTCTGATATGATTGATATCGGACATGCTGAGCATCTTCCTTTCCTCCCTTATCTATTGGTTGTGCTTTAGATAAAGGATAATTTTGATGGGTTGGTGTTTCAACGTGTCCTTTCCATTTATAAGGAATTCCTTTTCCGATTTCAGGGATTTTTATTTCCAATTCCTGGTATTATTAGTTTACAACATACAGGTGTTGAACAGTATAGTCCGGGACACATGTGGGCGCCGGGGTTCAAGACCCTCCTCCGTTCCATGAAAAAGGCCCGTGATAAAGCGGTGGTCAAAGGCAAAACGGAACTCAGCTACTATCACCTTCATAAGTTTGACACAGAGTATGACAGGCTTATGATGATGGCAAATGAGGAATGTCCTCTTTCCCCAGATCCGCTAAAGAAAAAGAAAGGGCGGAAGAAAAAAGGGAAAGAGCGGTCGCTCATCGAACGCCTTATGGCACTCAAGGCATCAGTCTGCCTTTTTATCAGGGACTTCGATGTTCCCTTTGATAACAACCAGGCGGAGCGCGATGTCCGCAATGTCAAAACAAAAACCAAGGTGTCCGGATGTTTCCGTACAGAAAGTGGGGCGCAGGATTATCTGGACATCATGTCATACATTAGCACAGGCAGGAAGCACGGTATCAGCGCTTATGAAGCTTTGACAGCTGCTTTTACTGGGAACGCTGAGATCGTCCTGCAGTAAGCAGGGGTTCTGAACAGTTACAAGAGAACAAAGAACGCCATCGCTTATCAGGCATTGGTTCGGATCGCGGCGATGTACAAGATTGAAGATACTCTCCGGGATCTTTCAGCAGAGGAACGGATCAGGGAGCGGCAGAAGTCAATTGCCCCGCTTGTTGATGAGTTTTTCATGTGGGTAAAGAAATGCGTCAGTGATACCACAGTCCTTCCGCGTGGAAAAACGGCTGAGGGCCTGAACTACTGCATCGACAAGGAGAAATATCTCCGCGTCTTCCTGACAAACGGGTATGTCCCGATGGACAACTCGGCCTCGGAACGTGCCATCCGGCCGTTTACGATCGGAAGGAAGAACTGGGTCATCATTGATTCCATACGTGGAGCCCAGGCCAGTGCGGTTATCTATTCAATTGTAGAGACTGCGAAGCTCAATAAACTCAACGTCTTCTGCTATCTGGAACACCTCCTGACTGAGCTGCCAAAGCTCGCCGATGAAAAAGGAGATATCGGCACATCAAAGCTTGAACCATTGTTACCATGGTCAGATCAGCTTCCCGAAAAGTGTCACAAACCGCGCCGCTGATGAAAGTCAGCGGCATTTCTTTCGTCCAGGGCGAATGGTTTGACGTTTACCGATGAAGTATAAGAGGAAGAAAGATAAAGACTTCTGGCAGATGGCACGGGCATATCTTCATGATTTTATGCCTGCGGTACGCAACCAGTCGGACAAGTCTGTTGCAGCTTATAAACAGTCCCTGAATTCCTATCTATTATTTTTGGAAAGTGAGAAAAGATTAAGGGAAGATCAGGTGACATTTGAGGCATTCAACCGAAGTAATGTTAAGGACTTTGTTGAATGGCTCCGCGAAAAAAAGTACGCCGCCGATTGTAAAATGAAGTTGGACATCTGAATAAAATAAAGATCCATGGCAGGATCTTTGGTAGAATGTAAGTCACCACAACAAACTTTCTACAGGAGAATCGCCACCATGGACTACTCTCATTCTACCACAACTTCCCATATAAAAGGCAAACATCTTTCGTATGAGGAACGGGTTCTTATTCAGATTCGTCTTAAAGACCACTACTCCATCCGGGCAATTGCCCGTGAGATCGGCTGCTCACCGAGCACTGTCTCGAACGAAATAGCACGTGGTTCAGTTGCCTTGTATAACGGCCACGTGACCCGTTATAAGGCGTCTGCCGGTCAGAAAGCCTATGAGGACAACCGGAAGAACAGTTG harbors:
- the istA gene encoding IS21 family transposase produces the protein MSDINHIRDLYQSGYKISEIHKKTGADPKTIKKYLEKEDFSDNPVTVSPKASILDPFKPVIRQWLEEDRKHWCKQHHTAQRVYDRLVEEQGYTGSYETVQRYLKKIRKDVQNKASQELVWDPGYAQVDFGEADFYEDNRCVRRKYLVVSFPFSNDSYTQLFCGENAECVCQGLEDIFTHIGGVPPVLIFDNATGVGHRVHDKVIETEMFKKFRAQYRFQVRYCNPESGWEKGNVENKVGTIRRNLFVPAPHYHDMVEYNKTLLPMNERKAAKPHYKKLQLIKDLFKEDQKQFLSLPSRPFDVCRYDWFKADGYGKVCIDGKHYYSTKPELHNQKVLIGIRAHYIDVLEENGQLIVRHRRQYGDVRTDVSDYSTTLSVLSRNAGAWNNSGIRKELPDPLRDYLDGLEKPELKEKLRLMSGLNDEYGYRAAVDAMTMSLKNGDVNSSDATIIAQRITGYGIDTPPESGPSLEVYDRAFLGPGREDEAS
- a CDS encoding site-specific integrase; the encoded protein is MKYKRKKDKDFWQMARAYLHDFMPAVRNQSDKSVAAYKQSLNSYLLFLESEKRLREDQVTFEAFNRSNVKDFVEWLREKKYAADCKMKLDI
- the istB gene encoding IS21-like element helper ATPase IstB, with product MMTAKEQTGILDDINGYCKKLFFTAAIPEMCQTDGTPKQIEYLRDALKKEIENREINHIHRLIKRACFPVYKTFDGYDFCQTKLPPALAKEDLLNVSFIEKKQNLVLYGPVGLGKTHMAIAAGVLACKKGYKVRFYTVTELVLKLAEARKNGTLERLRTTLNQQDLLILDEWGYVPVDRDGSELLFQVISDSYESRSLILTTNIEFSKWGGIFTDEQMAAAMIDRLVHHGHLIMFDGKSYRMQHALMRQTVPRNEEIVS
- a CDS encoding IS66 family transposase, which translates into the protein MYKIEDTLRDLSAEERIRERQKSIAPLVDEFFMWVKKCVSDTTVLPRGKTAEGLNYCIDKEKYLRVFLTNGYVPMDNSASERAIRPFTIGRKNWVIIDSIRGAQASAVIYSIVETAKLNKLNVFCYLEHLLTELPKLADEKGDIGTSKLEPLLPWSDQLPEKCHKPRR
- a CDS encoding IS66 family transposase; amino-acid sequence: MFQRVLSIYKEFLFRFQGFLFPIPGIISLQHTGVEQYSPGHMWAPGFKTLLRSMKKARDKAVVKGKTELSYYHLHKFDTEYDRLMMMANEECPLSPDPLKKKKGRKKKGKERSLIERLMALKASVCLFIRDFDVPFDNNQAERDVRNVKTKTKVSGCFRTESGAQDYLDIMSYISTGRKHGISAYEALTAAFTGNAEIVLQ